From Jiangella mangrovi:
AAGGTCTCGCCGTCACGGGTCGGCTGATAGGGCACGTAGCGCTGTACCTCGGGCGCGTCGGCGACCAGCACGACGCGCAGCGGTACGCGGTGCAGCCGTGCGGCCGTCACCGCCCACCGCAGGGCATTCTCACTGTCCGGCCGGCCGTCGATCCCGACGACGATCGGCCGGTCGGTTGCTCTGAGTGCGGTCCACATGGTCGGCCTCCTGGTACCCGGGACGACGCGCATGTCGTCGCCGTCGTCGTCATCACCGTCCTGCCGCTGTTGCCGGCCGGGTAGGGCCGCAGGGTCGGGTCCCTGGGCCCGAGCCGCGGGGACCTCCTTCTCTGTGGCCCCGGCCGCCCGCGGCGAAGGCTGGAGGTGAGAAGTCGAACCAGACGCGGAGGCGGATCATGACCGTACGAGTGGGCATCAACGGATTCGGCCACATCGGGCGCACCTACCTGCGCGCCGTGCTCGGCCGGGGGATCGACGTGGTCGCCGTCAACGACGTTGCGGACGTCGGGACGCTGGCGCATCTGCTCGCCTTCGATTCCACCTACGGCCGGTTGCGCCAGGAAGTGGAGACCGACGAGTCGGCGCTCCTCGTCGACGGGCACCGGATCGAGGTGTTCGGCGAGCGAGAGCCCGAGCGCCTGCCATGGGGCGAGCTCGGTGTGGACATCGTCATCGAGTCCACGGGCAGGTTCCGGACGCGGGACGACGCGGCCGCGCATCTCAAGGCCGGCGCGCGCAAGGTCCTCATCTCCGCACCCGGCAAGAGCGTCGACGTCACCCTCGTGATGGGTGTCAACGAGCACATCTACGACCCCGAGGTCCACGACGTCGTCTCCAACGCATCCTGCACGACGAACTGCGTCGCCCCCATGGTCAAGGTGCTGAATGACGCGTTCGGGATCGTCAAGGGCTTCATGACGACGGTGCACGGCTATACCGGCGACCAGAAGCTGCTGGACGGCCCGCACAAGGACCTGCGCCGTGCGCGATCCGCCGCGGTGAACATCATCCCGACCAGCACCGGCGCCGCCCGCTCCGTGGGCGTCGTGATCCCTGAGCTGGCCGGCCGCCTGGACGGGGTGGCGCTGCGGGTGCCCGTCGAGGACGGCTCCCTGGTGGATCTGGCCGTCGTGCTCGAACGCGGCGTCACGGCCGCCGAGGTGAACCAGGCCTTCCAGTTGGCGGCCGGCAGCGGACTGCTCGCGGGCCGGCTCTCCTACGTCACCCGGCCGATCGTGTCGCGGGACGTCATCGGCGACTCTGCGGCGTGCCTGTTCGACTCGAGTCTCACCGCGGCCGACGGCGACCTGGTGAAGGTCTTCGGCTGGTACGACAACGAGTGGGGCTACACCGCTCAGCTCGCCGACCTCACCACCTACGTGGCCGACCGGCTCTGACTCGAGGGCGGCGTGATGTCCAGCTCCATGTTTCAGGTGCGGATCCACGGGCGCGGAGGCCAAGGTGTCGTGACAGCGGCCGAGCTGCTGTCCGTCGCCGCCTTCGCCGAGGGCCGGCACGCGCAGGCGTTCCCGAGCTTCGGCTCGGAGCGCACGGGCGCGCCGGTGGTCGCGTTCTGCCGGATCGCCGACGTCGCGATCCGGCTGCGCGAGCCGGTGCTGAGTCCGGACGCGATCATCGTTCAGGACCTGACCCTCTTCGAGGCGATGGACGTGTTCGCCGGCCTGAAGGACGGCGGTTACGTCCTGCTGAACGCGCCGTCGGGTCCGGCCGAGCTGGGAATCGGCGAGCGGCTGCGCCGGTATCTGCCGGGCCACGTCGCCACGGTCCCTGCCAGTGAGCTGGCGGAGCGGCACATCGGCCGCCCAGTGCCCAATGCGGCGTTGCTCGGCGCCTTCGCCGCCCTGACGGGGGTGGTGTCCGTCGACTCCGTGCTGGCAGCCATCAGGGGCCGGTTCGGCGACGGTCTCGTCGAGGGCAACCTCGCCGCCGCTGCCGAGGCCTGCGACCTGGTCCATGCCGAGCTGGGGAGTAGATCTCATGCGTAGGCAGATCGAGGGCTCGCAGGCCGTCGCCGCCGCCGTGGCCGTGTGCCGGCCGGAGGTGATCTGCGCCTACCCGATCTCGCCGCAGACGCACATCGTCGAGGCGCTGAGCGCGACCGTGAAGTCCGGTGCGCTCGCGCCCTGCGAGTTCATCAACGTCGAGTCCGAGTTCGCTGCCATGTCCGTCGCCATCGGCGCGTCGGCCGCCGGCGCCCGCGCGTACACGGCGACCGCCAGCCAGGGACTGCTGTACATGGCCGAGGCTGTCTACAACGCGGCCGGGCTGGGTCTGCCGATCGTCATGACGATCGCCAACCGGGCCATCGGCGCGCCCATCAACATCTGGAACGACCACAGCGACTCGATGGTCATGCGCGACGCCGGCTGGATCCAGCTCTACGCGGAGGACAACCAGGAGGCCGCCGACCTGCACGTCCAGGCGTTCGCGCTGGCGGAGCGGCTGTCGGTGCCGGTCATGGTGTGCATGGACGGCTTCGTCCTGACTCACGCCTTCGAGGAGGTCGACGTCCCCGAGCAGGACGTCGTCGACGCGTTCCTGCCGCCGTACCGGCCGCGCCAGGCACTGGACCCCTCCGATCCGGTCACCATCGGTGCGATGGTCGGTCCCGAGGCGTTCACGGAGGTCCGTTACCTCGCCCACGTCAACCAGTTGCGCGCGCTCGACGCGATCCCGGCGATCAGGGCGGGCTTTGCCGCGGCCTTCGGCCGGGACACCGGCGGCCTGGTGCGGCCGTACCGCACCGATGACGCCGACACCGTCGTGGTCGCGCTCGGATCCGTCCTCGGCACCGTCAAGGACGTGGCCGACGAGCTGCGCGACGACGGCGTGCCTGTGGGCGTCGTCGGCATCACCACCTACCGGCCGTTCCCGTTCGATGCGGTGCGTGCCGCACTTGGGTCGGCACGCCGCGTCGTGGTGGTCGAGCGAGCGTTCTCGGCCGGCACCGGCGGCATCGTCACGCCGGACGTGCGCGCCGCCGTCCCGGGCACGCCGTGCTCGACCGTGGTGGCCGGGCTCGGCGGCCGACCCATCACCAAGGCCTCGCTGCGCGACGTGCTGAGCGACGCGCACGGCGCCAGGCTCGAGCCGCTGACCTTCCTCGACCTCGATCTGACGAACGTCGAGCGCGAGCTCGCCCGCGCCACCGCCCGCTGAAGGAGGCGCCCCATGGCCGTCCAGCAGATCGCACATCAGCAGACCGGCAGCCTGGTCGCCGGCAACCGGTTGCTGAACCTCGAGCGGCGGTCCGGTCAGGCCCAGCCCGATCGCGCCAACGCGCTGACCTGCGGGCACCGTGCCTGCCGCGGCTGCGGCGAGGCACTCGGTGCCCGCTGGGTGGTCGATGCCGCGCTGCGTGCCACCGGCAACCGGCTGATCGCCGTCAACGCCACCGGCTGCCTCGAGGTGTTCTCGACGCCGTACCCGGAGAGCGCGTGGCAGCTGCCCTGGCTGCACTCGCTGTTCGGGAACGCGCCCGCCGTCGCGACCGGCGTGGCCGCCGCCCTGCGGGCCAAGGGCTGCACCGACATCCGCGTCCTGGGCCAGGGTGGCGACGGCGGCACCGTGGACATCGGCTTCGGCTGCCTCTCCGGCATGTTCGAGCGCAACGACGACGTCCTCTACGTCTGCTACGACAACGAGGCCTACATGAACACCGGCGTGCAGCGCTCCGGTGCCACGCCGCCGGCCGCTCGCACGGCGACGACCCAGGCAGTCGGCCCGGAGCCGGGCAACGTGTTCGGGCAGGGCAAGAACGTCCCGGCCATCGCGATGGCGCACGAGATCCCGTACGTCGCGACGGCCACCGTCGCGGACCTGCGCGACCTGGAATACAAAGTGACCCGCGCCATGCAGTTGCACGGCGCGCGGTACCTGCACGTGCTGGTGCCCTGCCCGCTCGGCTGGGGTAGTGAGGCGCACGACACCATCCGCCTCGCCCGCCTCGCCACGCAGTGCGGGCTGTTCCCCGTATACGAGGCCGAGCACGGCGAGATCACCGCGGTCACCACGATCCGTCGGCCGGCCCGCGTCGTCGACTACCTGTGCCGGCAGAGCCGCTACGCCCACCTGTTCCGGCCGCGGCGCCGGACCGATGTCATCGCGCGGATCCAGGCCCAGGCCGACCGGAACATCGTCCGCTACGGGCTGCTGAGCCCGCGGGACGCAGAGGAGGTGCCCTGATGGACACGCCGTTCGCCATCACACTCGGCTCGGCGTCGAGTCGGACGAACCGGACCGGCGCCTGGCGCGTCGAGCGCCCGGTCTACCGCGACCTGTTCCCGCCCTGCGCCGCCGCCTGCCCCGCTGGGGAGAACGTGCGCGAGTGGCTGCACCTCGCCCAGGACGGTGACTACGAAGCGGCCTGGCGGGAGATCATGACCGTCAACCCGTTCCCCGCGATCATGGGCCGGGTCTGCTACCGGCCGTGCGAGACCGCCTGCAACCGCGGGCAGCTCGACGAGACGGTCGGCATCAACTCGGTCGAGCGGTTCCTCGGCGACCACGCCATCGACGCCGGCTGGGCCGTCGCCCCGGGCGCGGCAACCGGGCGGCACGTGCTCGTCGTCGGGGCCGGGCCGGCCGGGCTGGCCGCCGCCTACCACCTGCGCCTGCACGGGCACGACGTGACGATCCGCGACGCCGGCCCGGCGGTCGGCGGCATGATGCGCTTCGGCATCCCTGCCTACCGGCTGCCGCGCGACGTTCTGGACGCCGAGGTCGCCCGCATCCTGGGCATGGGCGTGACGCTGGAGCTGAACACCCGGGTCGACGACGTCGCCGCCGTGCGAGAGGCCGAGGGATTCGACGCGGTCTTCCTCGCCGTCGGCGCCCAGCTCAGCCACCGCACCTACGTGCCGGCCGGTGACTCCGCACGCATCCTCGACGCCCTGTCCGTCCTGCGCCGCACCGCTGGCGGCGCGCCGCCGCTGCTCGGCCGCCGCGTGGCCGTCTACGGCGGCGGGAACACCGCCGTCGACGTCGCGCGCACTGCCCGGCGCCTCGGCGCGGCCGACGCCGTCATCGTCTACCGGCGCACCCGCGACCGGATGCCCGCGCACGAGTCCGAGGTTGCCGAGGCCGAGGAGGAGGGCGTGCGGTTGCGCTGGCTCTCCACCATCGCCCAGGCCGACGAGGGCCGTATCACCGTCGAGCGGATGCGGCTGGACGAGTCCGGTTTCCCGCAGCCGACCGGCGAGTTCGACGAGCTCGACGCCGACGCCGTCGTGCTGGCGCTCGGGCAGGACAGCGACCTCAGGCTGGTATCGCGCGAGCCGGCCGTCGCGACGGCGCGCGGCCGCATCGTCGTCGACGCCTGCTTCATGACCGGCCTGCCCGGCGTGTTCGCCGGTGGCGACGCCATCTCCGGCGACCGCACTGTCACCAGCGCCGTCGGCCACGGCCGCCGGGCCGCGGCGTCCATCGACGCCTGGCTGCGGGAGACGGGCACTGACCCAGCCGTACCGATCGAGGAGGCCGGGTTCGACGTGCTCAACACTTGGTACTACACCGATGCGCCCCACCAGCATCGCGCGAAGCTCGAGGCCGCGCGGCGCACGTCGACGTTCGACGAGGTGGTCACCGGCCTGGACGCCGCGACGGCGCTGTTCGAGGCGCGCCGCTGCCTGTCCTGCGGCGGCTGCTTCGAGTGCGACAACTGCTACAGCGTCTGCCCCGACGACGCCGTCATCAAGCTCGGTCCTGGCCGGCGATACGAGATCGACCTCGAGTACTGCAAGGGCTGCGGCCTCTGCGCCGCGGAGTGCCCGGCCGGCGCCATCACCATGATCCCCGAACAGCGACAGGAGTCGTCATGAGCACCACGCTGGTCGTCCCGTTCGATCTGGTCGGGCGCGCGGACGTCGCGCTGGTCGGCGGCAAGAACGCCTCCTTGGGCGAGTTGACCCGGCATCTGACGTACGCCGGAATACCCGTCCCACCCGGTTTCGCCGTCACCGCAGACGCCTACCGCCTCTTCCTGGAGGCCAATGGGCTGACGGAACGGATCGCCGCCGAGATCAGCCGGCTCGACCACGGGGCACCGCTGGCCGAGGTCGGCGAACGGGTGCGAACGCTCATCCGACACGGGCAGTTGCCGCGCGAGCTGGTCACTGAGATCGCCGCGTTCTACCGCGACCTCGGCGCGGCGACAGGTGACGACGAGCCGGCCGTGGCCGTCCGCAGCAGCGCCACCGCCGAGGACCTGCCCGAGGCCAGTTTCGCCGGGCAGCAGGAGAGCTTCCTCAACATCCGGGGCCTGGACGGGGTGGTCGCGGCCACCCAGCGCTGCTTCGCGTCGCTGTTCACCGATCGTGCCATCAGTTACCGCCGTGACCTCGGCTTCGGCGAACTCGATGTCGCACTGTCCGTGGGGGTGCAGCTCATGGTGGGCGCTGACCGTGCCGGCGCCGGCACCGCCTTTTCGATCGACACCGAGAGCGGCTTCCCGCGTGTGGTGCTGGTCAACGCCGCCTGGGGCCTCGGCGAGTCCGTCGTCAGCGGGGCGGTCGACCCCGACGAGTACGTCGTCTTCAAGCCGTTGCTCGATGAGCCGGGCGTTCGCCCGGTGATCTCGCGCGCCAAGGGCCGCAAGGAGCAGAAGGTCGTCTATCGGGCGACCGGAGGCACCACGGCCGTGGCGACGAGCGTCGAGGAGCGCGACGCATGGGTGCTCGAGACCGAGGAGATCCTGCGGATCGCCCGCTGGGTCGTCGCGATCGAGCACCATTACGGCACCGCCGTCGACGTCGAGTGGGCCAAGGACGGCCGGACCGGCGCGCTCTACGTCGTTCAGGCCCGGCCGGAGACCGTGCAGACCCGCCGGCACGCGACGATGATGCGCACCTACCGCCTCCGTGAGACGGCCGAACCGGTCGTCAGCGGACTCGCGGTCGGCGATGCGATCGGCAGCGGCGTCGTCTGCAAGCTGTCCAGCGCCGCCGACATCGACGCCTTTCCCGACGGCGCCGTCCTGGTCACCGGGATCACCGATCCCGACTGGGAACCCATCATGAAGAAGGCCGCGGCGATCGTCACCGACCACGGCGGCCGCACCTCGCATGCGGCGATCGTGAGCCGCGAGCTCGGGGTCCCCGCCGTCGTCGGGACCGGCTCGGCCACCACCGTCCTGGCCGATGGCGAACCCGTCACCGTCTCCTGCGCCGAAGGAGACCAAGGCCACGTCTACCGCGGCCGGCTCGCCTACAGCGAGGAGGACCTCGACCTCGCCACGATCCCCGAGACACGCACCCGCGTCATGCTCAACGTGGCCGACCCCGCCGCGGCATTCCGTTGGTGGCGGCTGCCCGCCGACGGCGTTGGGCTGCTGCGGATGGAATTCCTCGTCGCCAACCACATCAAGGTCCACCCGATGGCCCTGGCACACCCGGACCGGCTCGACGCACCGACCCGGCAGCGGGTGGAACGGATGACGCACGGCAGCCTCAGCCCGGCGGACTACTTCGTCGATCGGCTCGCCGACGGCATCGCCCGGATCGCCGCCGCTCACTGGCCGCACCCGGTCGTCGTCCGGATGAGCGACTTCAAGACCAACGAGTACGCGACCCTCATCGGCGGCGCCGTCTTCGAGCCGACTGAGGAGAACCCGATGCTCGGCTGGCGTGGCGCGAGCCGCTACTACTCGCCCGGCTACCGCGACGGGTTCGCGCTCGAGTGCCGCGCGATCCGCCGGGTCCGCGACGAGATCGGCCTGCAGAACGTCATCGTGATGATCCCGTTCTGCCGCACCCTGGACGAAGGACGGCAGGTGCTCGCCACCATGGCCGACGACGGCCTCATCCGCGGCGAGAACGACCTGAAGGTCTACGTCATGGCCGAGATCCCGTCGAACATCATCCTGGCCGCCCGGTTCGCCGAGCTGTTCGACGGCTTCTCCATCGGCAGCAACGACCTCACCCAGCTGACCCTGGGCGTCGACCGCGACTCCGACATCCTGGCCCCGTTGTTCGACGAACGCGACGCCGCCGTCGAGTGGAGCATCAGGCGCCTCATCGACCTCGCGCATGGGGCCGGCGTGTCCGTCGGACTGTGCGGTCAGCGGCCCAGCGACGATCCGGACTTCGCGAGGACACTGGTCCGCGCCGGCATCGACTCCATCTCCGTGACTCCGGACAGCCTGCTGAGCGTCATCCAGCATGTGGCCGCCGCCGAACAGGAGAACGCCGACGCCGCGTAAGCGGCGCCGGCGTCGGCGGCCGAGTCAACCGGCCGGTGTGGGGACGTCCTCGGTGATCAAGACTCGTGCGTAGGCCCAGTAGGGGCTGAGGGTCGCCAGCGCCGTCCGAACGGCCGGTCGCAGCTGCTCGCGGACGATGACCGGTACCCGCCGATCGAAGGTCAGCGACACGTTCACCACGTCGTGGTCCATGGTGATTTCCACCCTGCGTGGAGACGAAAGGCCGTGGGGCCGTAGCACGTCGGCGATGGCTTCCCGGACCCGCTTGTGGGCGGTGGGCGACGTGGGCCGGACCGCCTTCTCGACCGCGTCGACGACGCCGGCCGGAGAGCAGTGTGCGTCGGCACGAGACCACGGCCCTTCGACCGACGGGTACCCGCACAGCACGGTCGGGACCTCGGCGACGACGGCGCACAGGAAGGGCCGGTCCTGGTCGACCGGCGGCTCCGGCCGAGCCCGGACGTGCACGACCACGTCGACCATGTGGTCGGCCAGCGGGCACGCCCCGCCGAGCGCGAGCGCGCAGCGCGCCCCACCGCGGCAGGTGTACACCGTGTGGCCGGCACGGCGCAGCCGGTCGAGGACATCGACAGAGTCGGTGCCCGGCACGGATGCGGAGAGCAGGATACGCATGGGACTCACCGGCTCTCGAGATGGACGGGCTGGTGGGTGAGGTCCTCCACATCGTCTGCGGCCACGTCCAGCAGGTCGTCGGCGAGCACGCGTAGCGCCCGGGCGGCGGCGATCTCGTCACCGACCTCCGGCACGTTCGCGTCGTGAGGGTTGAGACGCGCCTTGCCGACCGCGCGGAGCCCGTCGGTGGCGTGGGTGATCAGGCGCGCCTCGGCGAAGGTCACGCCGTTCTCGTGTTCGCCGATGTAGAGGTCGACGGTCCAGTGCTTGGTGACGGCCATGATCTCTCCTCGAGCCGAGCCGGACGGGCGTGGCATGGCACCACGTCCTCAATCTCGACGCTACGGCCGGTGGCGGCCGTGCCCCAGGGCCGATGGGTGACCGCCGCATTGGACCTTCGGCCCAGCCTCGCGGGCCACGCTGCTCTGCCGCGCGCAGCGTCGCGGCGGTGTGCTGAAGACATGACGACAACACCCATTCCCGCCGAACACGTGGCGCCGGTGAACGCCCGGCAGATCGTCGTCGGGCTCGACGGCTCTCCGAGCGCGCTGGTCGCACTGGACTGGGCCGCCTCGGAGGCCCGGACCCGTGGCTGCGGCCTGACCCTGGTGTACGCCCACCCGGGCGACCGCTACTCGCTGGCGGTCCTCGACACCGCACCGCAGGAGCTTGCCGACGACATCTTCGACGAGGCCCTGGACCGACTGGCCACCAGCGGATTCGGCGATCTCGACGTGCGCACAGTCCTGCGTTACGGCCTGGTGCCGCGGATCCTGCTGCGTGCCTCGATGCGAGCGCCGATGCTCGTCGTCGGCAGGCAAGGGCTGGGACGGTTCGCCGAGCTCGTGATGGGCTCGACGTCGCTGGCGTGTGCCGCTCACGCGAGGGTGCCGCTGACGATCGTTCCGGAGAGTTGGGAAGCCCCCGCGCGGGCGCGCAACTGCGTGCTGCTCGGTGTCGATGGCTCCGCTCGCGGAGAAGCTGCCGTGGAGTACGCATTCAGACTCGCGGCCGAACGAGGTGCGAGGATCGTCGCCGTCCACGCGATGCAGCTGCCCCTCGGCTACCCGACGGACCGACCCCTGCGTCCCGATACCGCCCGCTATGAGGAGGCCGCTGCTGAGGTCTATTTGACATCGGTGAATCCGTGGCTCGCGAAGTTCCCCGATGTCGAGGTGACGACGGCGGTCGAGTACGGCCACCCGGCGCTCGCTCTCGCCCAGTACGCGGCCGGGGCGGATCTCGCCGTGATCGGCGGCCGCGGCCACGGACGGGTCACCGGAATGCTGCTCGGCTCGGTAGCGCGCAGCGTCCTGCGCCGCATGCCGATCCCCGTCACCGTCATCCGAGATCCCAGGGCCTGACCGATGACCACGGTCACGCTGTACCTCGACCGGCTCGATGCCGTGATCTTCGACGTCGACAGCATCGTGAAGGGGACGGCAGAGGCGCACGTGTACGGCGATACCGTGCGAGTCCTTCGTGAGCTGCGGCTGCGATACGTGCCGACAGCGGCCGTGTCGTCGAGCCGGCACCGCGTCCAAGTGCTGCACTCGGCCGGGGTCGCCGGACTTCTCGACGTGCGGGTCGACGGAGCGGACCTGGACAGGCTCGGTCTCCCCGGCAAGCCGTTCCCCGCCGCCTACCAGGAGGCCGCGCGCCGCCTGGGTGCGCGCCCGGCCGGCTGCGCGGTCGTCGAGGATGCCGTCGCGGGCGTACGGGCCGGGCACACCGGCGGATTCGGTGTGGTCATCGGTGTGGACCGGGGCGGCGACTTGGCGGGGGCGCTGTACGACGCCGGCGCGACCGTGGTCGTCTCCTCGATGTCAGACGTGCTGCTCGTGGAGCGGACGCCGCTCCGGCTGGTGCAGGCGCGACGAGGTCAGGCCGATGCTGTCTGGAACGACCGTCCGGTGATCTGGTCGCAGTAGACGCGGACGAACCATTGCTTCGGGTGCTCGGTCCAGGACGGGAGTGCCAGGTCCTCGGCGCGGTAGATGTCGGTGAACCGTTCCAGCCGCTCCGCCCGGCCCTTGACCACGACACTCCACGCCCGGCCCCTGGCCGGATCGACGCCGTCGGCCTCGACCGCGACCCGCGGCGCGATCACCGAGGCGGCCAGCTTCGTGCCCTCGCCAGTGCGGAACACGACGGTGCGTTCGTCGACGACGATGTTCACTGGGAACACCTCGACGTCGCCCGCGATCGCCACGGCCACCCGGGCGATGCTCGCGGAACCCAACAGGCTCCAGCAGGCGTCCTCGTCCAGCACAGTCATGCCCGTCCGGGGATCCGTGGTCACGACGGTCACCTCCTTCGTGGCGAGTGGCAGCGCGCCCCCTAGGACAGGGCGAGACCGATCTGGTCGCCCCAGCGGCGGGCGCGCTCCCCCTCACCGTCGACGAGCGGACCCGTCGTCCCGGTCACATAGAAGCTGGCCGCTGCCGCCACCGGGTGGAACCCGCGGTGGCGCAGGACGCGCCGGGCGGCTTTCGCCGCCGAGCCGGGCAGGTGTGGCTTGTCGGTCTTGGTGTCGAAGGTCGCCACCATCGTGTCCGATGCGTCCACCGTCGACAGCCACTCGCGCAGGCCGGTGGTCTTCGAGATGACACCTCCGGGTGCCTGCTCCGCTGCGCTCCTGCGGGTCGAGGCCCGGCTCATGCTGAAGGCGTGGGTCGGCCCGCCGACCACCAAGAGGTCGACGCCGGCGAGCGACGTTCCTGCAGAACCGACCTCGACGAGATCGACGGTCATGCTCCGGGCCAGTCCGTCAGCGATCGCCTCGGCGATGGTCTGGGTGTTGCCGAACGTGGACTCGTAGACGACGAGTGCGTGCATGACAGCTCCTCCTCACATACTCGAACGGAGCTCTTCTCGATGCTTCGACTCTCGCTCTCCCGGCGTCCCGACACCACCCACATTGGGCCTCTGACCTCGGGACTTTCGGCTACTGACGAGCTTTCGACGCGGGCCTAGCGTGGAATCAGGAGAGGGGAGGTGCCATGTCGGTGACCGTCGCCGAGGTGATGTGCCGGCGGGTCCAGGTGATGGACGCGTCGACCCCCTGCGTGACGGCGTGGGAGTTCATGCGCCGCACCGGGACCGAGCACGTCGCGGTGGTGAGCCACTCGGGACGGGTGCACGGCGTGGTCTCGGTCCAGGACGTCGCGGTTGCCTGGTGCGAGCGCGGCGAACCACCCTTCCGCGAAACGCTCGGCGAGCTGCTCCTGGGCCGGTTACGGCCACGGATCCTCGAGGACGCCCCGGTCGGGCTGGCCGCCCGGATCATGCTCGACAGCGGGTTCACCGCATTGCCCGTTCTGAGCTCGCGCCGCGCACTGGTGGGCATCGTCAGCGAACGGGACGTGCTGGCCGCCGTCGCCGGTGGGCGCCCGCAGATGCGCGCGCTCGTGGGCCGCGCGGAGCGCCCTGCACATGCGGCGGCCGAGACGGCGGGCCTGGCATCGTGACCGTGAGGACCGCACGGGGCCTGACCGCGCCCGAGGCGGCCGCCCGGCTCGCCCGGGACGGGCCGAACCGGCTGCCCACACCGGCCCGGCGTTCAGCGTTGCGCCGGCTCATCGACCAGCTCGTCCACTTCTTCGCCATCATGCTCTGGGCCGCGGCGGCGCTCGCGTTCGTCGCCGGCCTGCCGCAGCTCGGCATCGCGATCGTCGTCGTCATCGTCCTGAACGCGGTGTTCGCGTTCGTGCAGGAGAGCCGCGCGGGCCGCGCCGCGGACCGATTGCGTGACCTGTTGCCGCTGGCCGTCACCGTCATCCGAGACAACCGTCCGCAACAGGTCGACGCCAGCGAGGTCGTTGTCGGCGACCTGCTCTCGCTGGAGTCCGGCGACCGGATCCCGGCGGACGGCACCGTCGTCACGGCGGAAGGCCTGCGGATCGACACCTCCCTCCTGACCGGCGAGAGCGAGCCGGTCGCCGTCGACGTCGCCGACGAGGTGCATGCCGGCACCTTCCTCGTCGAAGGTGAGGCATCCGCACGAGTCACGGCCATCGGCGCCGGCACCGGACTCGCCTGGATCGCGCACCTCACCACAGCGTCCGCGCCGCCGGCCAGCCCACTCACGCTAGAGCTGCGGCGTGTGGTGCGGACGATCGCAGCCATCGCCCTGGCGGTTGGCGGCGCGTTCTTCGCCGTCGCGATGCTGACGGGCGAGCCGGCGTCTGACGGGCTCGTGTTCGCCATCGGCGTCACCGTCGCCCTCGTGCCCGAAGCCCTGCTGCCGACGGTGACGCTGTCACTGGCGTGGGGCGCGGAGCAGATGGCGCGGAAGAAGGCCCTCGTCCGCAACCTCGACGCCGTCGAGACGCTCGGCTCCACGACGTTCATCTGCACCGACAAGACCGGCACGCTCACCCTCAACCAGATGACGGTGGTCGAGGTCTGGACCCCATCGGGCGGCGCGCGCATCCGCACGCCCGGCTACGCGCCGGACGCGGTCGTCGAGTACGAAGACGGCGTGTCCGTGGCTGCGGCCGTGCGGCGGGCGGCGAGAGCCGGAGTCCTGTGCTCCACCGGTTACGTGCACCGCGTCGAGGGGGAGTGGCGGGCACACGGCGACCCGATGGAGGCGGCACTGGATGCGTTGGCCCGTCGTGTCGGGGCCGAGACGGACGGTGACGTCGTCGCACGGTTCCCGTTCGACCCGCGGCGGCGGCGCATGTCAGTGGTCGCCGGCGACGAGGTGCTCGTCAAGGGCGCGCCGGACGCCGTCCTGCCGCTGTGCGGCGTCGAGGTCGATGAGGGTGGCGGTGCGGCGGTCGCCGCCCTGGCGACGCTGACCCATCGCGGTCTGCGGGTGCTCGCCGTCGCCGGCCGGCCGGTGGGCGCGAGGGTGCCGTCGTC
This genomic window contains:
- a CDS encoding HAD-IC family P-type ATPase; translation: MRTARGLTAPEAAARLARDGPNRLPTPARRSALRRLIDQLVHFFAIMLWAAAALAFVAGLPQLGIAIVVVIVLNAVFAFVQESRAGRAADRLRDLLPLAVTVIRDNRPQQVDASEVVVGDLLSLESGDRIPADGTVVTAEGLRIDTSLLTGESEPVAVDVADEVHAGTFLVEGEASARVTAIGAGTGLAWIAHLTTASAPPASPLTLELRRVVRTIAAIALAVGGAFFAVAMLTGEPASDGLVFAIGVTVALVPEALLPTVTLSLAWGAEQMARKKALVRNLDAVETLGSTTFICTDKTGTLTLNQMTVVEVWTPSGGARIRTPGYAPDAVVEYEDGVSVAAAVRRAARAGVLCSTGYVHRVEGEWRAHGDPMEAALDALARRVGAETDGDVVARFPFDPRRRRMSVVAGDEVLVKGAPDAVLPLCGVEVDEGGGAAVAALATLTHRGLRVLAVAGRPVGARVPSSAAEAEYGLELYGLLGMEDPPHADVHEAIAACRHAGIKVAMITGDHPATAAAIAAEVGLRRPDDPVHVSVDLPDDEAVLAALLDRDGVVVARVSPEDKLRIARALRARGHVVAMTGDGVNDGPALHEADIGIAMGRSGTDVAREASDLVLLDDHFATIVAGVELGRATFLNIRRFLTYHLSDNVAELTPFVVWMLSGGQFPLALGVLQILALDIGTDTWSAVALGAEPPSKGVLDRPPVTGRLLDRTVARRAFGVLGPTITLFSMAAFVLTFVAAGWRPGDPFPGGSTQLAASGAAFMAVVVAQSANAFGCRSSTRRPGELGWMSNRLLLPAVALALTVSLLVVYVPALAEAFDHQGPTVVGWAVALAGAAGLLASDAVDKAVRGALITRQRRTASSSRRP